AGATAACACCAACGGCAAATCAACCACTTTCAAGTTTTAAcgtagaaaaatacaataaacttCATCGCGCGCAATTGATATGGAGAATACTAAGATTAAAAATGCGCACGTGTGAAACTTTGTCGCCGCACGTACGtctatgtataattatactagTGGATAATTATGGGTTGCAAAACAACAGATGTAATAACTAATCACGCTAATCATTTTCTTGTAAAGagtatacatattataattggAACATCTATTATGTGaggattgttttattttttttcatcctaGATGATTGCAAAAGTATGGAAACGGAAAAGAGTTACGTGATATAATCGTTAGATAAGCAGCATTTAAACTCTATTCAGcgtaattacataattaaacactaaaaattacaaaaaatatgagataaaattacacttaatattgatttcaaactttaattttatttatttgtatttgcgTTTTGTTTTAACGACTTCTCAACTAAATGATTAATCGAAAATTTGTGtttattacttattgttattaattgttttacagAGATGTGATCTCGACATGGTCATCGGGCACAGGCGGCGCCGGTATAGTCGGCGCTGTGTCCTACGCTGGACTTGCTATGGTGTTATCTACCGAAAACACATTGTTAGTCATGTTGATTGTGCCAGTTTTGGAAGCGATCGCATTCTGGTGTATTCTCAAACATCCGGTGCACACCAGAATTCCGATCACGAAGGACGGTATCAATAGTCAAGAACAAATCGTCAAAGTTCCTAAGAAGAGTTTCAGGGATAAGATCAATTTGGTGCCTGGCTTGATGAAATACATGATACCGCTTGGACTAGTTTATCTGTTTGAATATTTCATCAACCAAGGCctggtaaaataatatttttatcacagtttatagataaaattctTCTCTCCTTTTATTATAtccacaaatttttatatatttatttcaatttttttttcctttctgaTAAGATTGGAAAATTTTGTGCGTTTGTGTTTTGTTAAGAATTACTTAAAGTAAATAACtaaattcttcttttaaatagataaaagttATATTGTTTAGTATTGTCTATAAAGTCATAtcgcttattaaatatttttctggttATAAATTACTATCcgacaattaattttgcaagtaACACGAGTGAAACATTTTACAGTACGAACTCATCGAATACGATGACATTTGGCTGACGCATGCCGAACAATACAGATGGCTACAAGTGGATTATCAAATAGGTGTATTTATTTCGAGATCATCGGTAAATTTAGTGAGCGTTAACAAAATTTGGATTATGTCCGTGTTGCAGGTAATGATTCAGACTCAAGAGAAATTGAACAAAGATATGACTTGTATGAATTCTGCAAAAAGTTGTTATTTCTTACGTTGATTTTCTTTTCAGTTTATTAACGTCATAATTCTTCTCTTTGAggctatttattattacataccaTATATATGGATCGTTTTCATCATTGTATTGTGGGAAGGTCTGCTTGGCGGCGGGGCGTACGTGaatactttctacaaaatatcAACAGAGGtgataaaactattttttaaacagaagagaaaaaaacaaatttgaaattaaatgcatgagaatataaaaattaaatgcattgagttctttttgaattttaaaactaCGTAAAGGGATGAAAAAGATGTTTTACTGCATAAATAActggcaatatttttttttaaatatagaataaataaataaacatatataatatgccaaattttttgttcataGATTCCGAGAGCGGATCGCGAAATTTCTCTGGGAATTACAGCGATGGCAGATGCGATTGGAATCACGTTGGCTGGATGGCTTTCCATGCCAGTCCATAATGCTATTTGTCGTCTACCGCAACCGAAACGATTAGGCGTCTAGAGATACGGAATTTATCTACCACCgagtgtaataataaaattaatacgagCGGATACGTCTGCTTTTAAAAGTTCCTCCATATCGGCATTTCTAAAGAAAGATAACGCAACTCGTATCTTAGTGATTACATATAGAATGTAAGTGCTTCATCATATGATTGCGAGATTATAAAGCAATCAGCATACagatttgatcaattttttgcaaaattagagaaaatttGCATCTGAAGAAGATGTTCAAGAATGCAAGCGGCACAGTCATAAATCTTTATCGTCAATTCTTAATACTATTTTACTTGTCTTGTATCATATTTtctaaaagaattttcttaaaCGCCGCTTCAATGTTCACTTTGCTATAACTATATCatttaagaattttcttctagAACCATATTAAACAGTCttgattacaaatatttaagctTTATTCAATACAAACGTTTAAAAGACTAAGAACAgaacatacaatatatatatttctatataatgcataatatGATGACATAGCACGTAACAAGGTTGTATATGACATACGAGCATCATCTGTGTTTTgattgaagaattttttttcgagtattgtattgtattattggtttatttattttatgatatgcATGCAACTTTTGAATTGTActgtaatctattttttcttataataatgtatCTAAATCTTGACTAGTACAATACTATTGTTTCCccttttttaatacatatccAAAGATaagttttgaaattattaagtgttttgattttttagtaaaattttttacattgttatgATATTTCAAGCTTACAGTGATGAAACGAAATGTTTATATAGTTTGGCATTCTCGAGCGTCCTAGAGCGTCCAAGATCCTGCACTATCAAATGTGATTCTATCGAATGTGCTGTTCTGTATTGTTTATCATTCGAGGATTTCCTCAGTATTAGTAGCTAGAGTTAATCTAATCAAGAACAATTTACAAATGCTCTTGCACATATCGtgattagatataaaaattattagtttaaaCTATATCTctgttttgttatattaattgcatttattattttgtgatttAAGTGTATTGTCATATACATCTTTTGATTCAGTTATTAtgatttaatgttataattttgatgccgattttaataaaatggcTGTTAAAACACaagatgataaatattttttccaaaatatttgcTGAAGTATTATGTGATAGTATCTAtgatacaatttaaaaaagcagCAACTCAATATCTTTcacttttatagaaaattttaatcttttaatgttttattaatctaccaataaaaattataaatgacatAATTACACgttgtaagtaaaatataaataaataaataaatattctaagcaatttgagaaagaaaaatccgtttttttacgtaaaatttttagttgctGCTTTTTGCATTTGTGCTATTATTGTGTTTAATAAAGCTTCGATTGTGTTTTAGTAACATTTAAGTCATTTCTACCTTtcgtattaaaatatctacaaATTAGTTTACTTCATTACGATCATGTTACTTCTTAAAGATAACGGATAT
This window of the Linepithema humile isolate Giens D197 chromosome 1, Lhum_UNIL_v1.0, whole genome shotgun sequence genome carries:
- the LOC105676952 gene encoding battenin isoform X1, whose translation is MSSLTNSRVARDVFDEDAIVKKERWRNLIAFWILGLCNNYGYVVMLSAAHDILKSKFGEEDVTPDTNSTITTGDRACNTVSTGAILLADIIPSLAIKITAPFLPFLVHARLATCVLFSAAGFLMVSLSTTEWLAIMGVVITSLSSGLGEVTLLSYSNEFHKDVISTWSSGTGGAGIVGAVSYAGLAMVLSTENTLLVMLIVPVLEAIAFWCILKHPVHTRIPITKDGINSQEQIVKVPKKSFRDKINLVPGLMKYMIPLGLVYLFEYFINQGLYELIEYDDIWLTHAEQYRWLQVDYQIGVFISRSSVNLVSVNKIWIMSVLQFINVIILLFEAIYYYIPYIWIVFIIVLWEGLLGGGAYVNTFYKISTEIPRADREISLGITAMADAIGITLAGWLSMPVHNAICRLPQPKRLGV